In a genomic window of Festucalex cinctus isolate MCC-2025b chromosome 11, RoL_Fcin_1.0, whole genome shotgun sequence:
- the popdc2 gene encoding popeye domain-containing 2: protein MTGQNISLLENLFAAPVCDGWSNNTEGALYHLGNTILFLGYMGGSGAYGCLFIFGLLAPSFLCLTLWGWMTICGPDVVTWNLLLLLTCLVQICHLLYRLRREGLPSEELAALYQDVYLPLGVPIQVFKEIAGAFDNKVLEMKAGETYAVEGKTPIEKLSFLLSGRINVSLEGQFLHYIHRHQFLDSPEWESLRPNEDGKFQVTLTAEEDCRYVSWRRRRLFSLMSRERYVCRLFAVMLGYDIAEKLYNLNNKLYIKSGVLLDIRLPSLYHVLAPSSQSSEGEPPDRAPHRESDPDRGHRAETPVGRPWPSDPELPSGGDMTGGAARFQRSRAPLAPTDTPKL from the exons ATGACTGGGCAGAACATCAGCCTCTTAGAGAACCTGTTTGCTGCTCCGGTCTGCGATGGCTGGAGCAACAACACCGAGGGTGCCCTTTACCACCTGGGCAACACTATCCTGTTCCTGGGCTACATGGGTGGCAGCGGGGCCTATGGGTGCCTCTTCATCTTCGGCCTACTGGCACCTTCCTTCCTCTGCCTGACCCTGTGGGGTTGGATGACGATATGCGGCCCTGACGTGGTCACCTGGAACCTCTTGCTGCTTCTGACCTGCCTGGTCCAgatctgccacctgctgtaccGCCTGCGCCGGGAGGGCCTGCCCAGCGAGGAGTTAGCTGCCCTCTACCAGGACGTCTACCTCCCGTTGGGGGTGCCCATCCAGGTCTTCAAGGAGATTGCGGGCGCCTTTGACAACAAGGTACTGGAAATGAAGGCGGGCGAGACGTATGCAGTGGAGGGCAAGACGCCCATCGAGAAGCTCTCGTTTCTGCTGTCTGGCAG GATCAACGTATCCCTGGAGGGCCAGTTCCTGCACTACATCCACCGACACCAGTTCCTCGACTCGCCCGAGTGGGAGTCCCTGAGGCCCAACGAGGATGGAAAGTTCCAG gTTACTTTGACGGCGGAGGAGGACTGTCGCTATGTGTCgtggcgccgccgccgcctgttCTCCCTCATGTCGAGGGAGCGCTACGTGTGCCGCCTGTTCGCCGTCATGCTCGGCTACGACATCGCCGAGAAGCTGTACAACCTCAACAACAAGCTGTACATCAAGAGCGGCGTCCTGCTGGACATCCGCCTGCCCAGCCTCTACCACGTCCTGGCCCCCTCGTCGCAAAGCAGCGAGGGAGAGCCCCCCGACCGGGCCCCGCACCGGGAGTCCGACCCCGACCGGGGACACCGGGCCGAGACCCCCGTCGGGCGGCCGTGGCCGTCCGACCCGGAGCTGCCCTCTG GGGGCGACATGACCGGAGGAGCAGCTCGCTTCCAGAGGAGCCGAGCGCCGCTAGCTCCCACCGACACTCCTAAACTCTGA
- the cox17 gene encoding cytochrome c oxidase copper chaperone has product MSTVSAAAVEPAITEGGEQKKPLKPCCACPETKKVRDACIIEKGEENCTELIEAHKDCMRQLGFKI; this is encoded by the exons ATGTCGACTGTGTCTGCCGCCGCAGTGGAGCCCGCCATCACCGAGGGTGGTGAGCAGAAGAAGCCACTCAAGCCATGTTGCGCTTGTCCTGAAACCAAGAAAGTCCGAGACGCGTG CATCATTGAAAAGGGTGAAGAGAACTGCACGGAACTCATTGAGGCCCACAAAGACTGCATGAGGCAGCTGGGATTCAAGATTTAA